A single Mixta calida DNA region contains:
- the tehB gene encoding SAM-dependent methyltransferase TehB, with product MTDLMCYQTLPLWNSATLPPVWREPYRTEPGCWAQLKVYKGTLDIALLTERGETVETLSLNAASQPPRLAPQQWHRVTAVSPDVECQLAFYCKPEDYYHKRYQLTPPHSEVLEAAGRIAPGRALDLGCGNGRNVLYLQQRGFDVEGWDKNSDSLSSLQQIINAEELAHIRLRQCDLNQVTIEQQYDFILSTVVMMFLQPETIPELIDQMQQATAPGGHNLIVAAMSTPDYPCPMPFPFTFSRSELLGYYDGWDILKYNENPGALHKTDAQGNRIKLRFATLLARKPA from the coding sequence ATGACTGACCTGATGTGTTATCAAACGCTGCCGTTGTGGAACAGCGCCACGCTGCCGCCGGTATGGCGCGAACCTTACCGCACCGAGCCAGGCTGCTGGGCGCAGCTGAAAGTGTATAAAGGCACGCTGGATATCGCCCTGCTCACCGAGCGCGGCGAGACGGTCGAGACGCTGAGCCTGAACGCCGCCTCGCAGCCGCCGCGCCTGGCGCCGCAGCAGTGGCACCGCGTTACCGCCGTCAGCCCGGACGTGGAGTGCCAACTGGCGTTCTACTGCAAGCCGGAGGATTACTACCACAAGCGCTATCAGCTGACCCCGCCCCATTCGGAAGTGTTGGAAGCGGCGGGCCGCATCGCGCCGGGCCGGGCGCTGGATCTCGGCTGCGGCAACGGCCGTAACGTGCTTTACTTGCAGCAGCGCGGCTTCGATGTGGAGGGCTGGGATAAAAACAGCGACAGCCTGAGCAGCCTGCAACAGATCATCAACGCCGAAGAGCTGGCGCATATCCGTCTGCGGCAGTGCGATCTCAATCAGGTCACCATTGAACAGCAGTACGATTTTATTCTCTCGACCGTGGTGATGATGTTTTTGCAGCCGGAGACCATTCCGGAGCTGATTGATCAGATGCAGCAGGCGACCGCGCCGGGCGGCCATAATCTGATCGTCGCGGCGATGAGCACGCCGGACTATCCCTGTCCGATGCCGTTCCCGTTCACCTTTAGCCGCAGCGAACTGCTCGGCTATTACGACGGCTGGGATATTCTGAAGTACAACGAGAACCCCGGCGCGCTGCATAAAACCGACGCCCAGGGAAACCGCATTAAGCTGCGCTTTGCCACCCTGCTGGCACGCAAACCGGCTTAA
- the norW gene encoding NADH:flavorubredoxin reductase NorW, with amino-acid sequence MSSDIVIIGSGFAARQLIKNLRQQNKEAPIRLIAADSCDEYHKPELSHVFSLGQRADDLTRMTAAEYAEKNNVTLHPHTRVSRIDAAAHRIETTAGDFTFGKLVLATGAEALVPPVSGSELMYTLNSQQEYRRCEENLRDAKRVLLIGGGLIGTELAMDLNRAGKQVTLVDRSGSLLSALMPPEISGRLQHRLTLAGVEMRFNCELSSLARHHDTLIATLNNGQQIACDAAVCAIGLRPNIALAQQAGLETRRGIVVDDRLTTSRPDIFALGDCAEIQGKLMPYLQPAQLAAMTLAKNLTGNSASLSLPAMLVRIKTPDLPLHLAGNAGDADLNWEMQFSKAGIVAKGLDAARQLKAFVVSEDHMKQALPLLKQLTR; translated from the coding sequence ATGTCATCCGATATCGTCATTATCGGCTCCGGCTTCGCCGCCCGACAGCTGATTAAGAATCTGCGTCAGCAGAATAAAGAGGCGCCCATCCGGCTGATCGCCGCCGACAGCTGCGATGAGTACCACAAGCCGGAGCTGAGCCACGTCTTCTCTCTGGGCCAGCGGGCCGATGATTTGACCCGCATGACCGCCGCCGAGTACGCAGAGAAAAACAACGTGACGCTGCATCCGCATACGCGGGTCTCGCGCATCGACGCCGCCGCGCACCGTATTGAGACCACGGCGGGCGACTTTACCTTCGGCAAACTGGTGCTGGCCACCGGCGCGGAAGCGCTGGTGCCGCCGGTCAGCGGCAGCGAGCTGATGTACACCCTTAACAGCCAGCAGGAGTATCGCCGCTGCGAGGAGAATCTGCGGGACGCGAAACGCGTGCTGCTGATCGGCGGCGGGCTGATCGGCACCGAGCTGGCGATGGATCTCAACCGCGCCGGCAAACAGGTAACGCTGGTGGATCGCAGCGGCAGCCTGCTCTCGGCGCTGATGCCGCCGGAGATTAGCGGGCGCTTACAGCATCGTCTGACGCTGGCGGGCGTGGAGATGCGCTTTAACTGCGAGCTCTCCTCGCTGGCGCGCCATCACGACACGCTGATCGCCACGCTGAATAACGGTCAGCAGATCGCCTGCGACGCAGCGGTCTGCGCCATCGGCCTGCGCCCGAATATCGCGCTGGCGCAGCAGGCGGGGCTGGAGACGCGGCGCGGCATCGTGGTGGACGATCGCCTGACCACCTCGCGCCCCGATATTTTCGCCCTCGGCGACTGCGCCGAGATTCAGGGCAAGCTGATGCCTTACCTGCAGCCGGCGCAGCTGGCGGCGATGACGCTGGCGAAAAACCTCACTGGCAACAGCGCCAGCCTGAGCCTGCCGGCGATGCTGGTCAGGATCAAAACGCCTGACCTGCCGCTGCACCTGGCCGGCAACGCCGGGGATGCGGATCTGAACTGGGAAATGCAGTTCAGCAAAGCGGGCATCGTGGCGAAAGGGCTGGACGCCGCCAGACAGCTGAAAGCGTTCGTGGTCAGTGAAGATCATATGAAGCAGGCGCTTCCCTTGCTGAAACAGCTCACCCGTTAA
- the norV gene encoding anaerobic nitric oxide reductase flavorubredoxin has translation MSIHVKNNITWVGQRDWEVRDFHGTEYKTLKGSSYNSYLIREEKNVLIDTVDHKFSRDFVTNLMQEIDLDKIDYIIINHAEEDHAGALTELMSRIPHTPIYCTENAIDSINGHHHHPEWNFNVVKTGDTLDIGNGKKLIFVETPMLHWPDSMMTYMTEDAVLFSNDAFGQHYCDEHLFNDEVDQTELFEQCQRYYANILTPFSRLVTPKINEILGFNLPVSMIATSHGVVWRDNPTQIVELYLKWAADYQEDRITILYDTMSNNTRMMADAIAQGINEVDPRVAVKIYNVARSDKNEVLTNVFRSKGVLVGTSTMNNVMMPKIAGLVEEMTGLRFRNKRASAFGSHGWSGGAVDRLSTRLQDAGFEMSLSLKTKWRPDGNALEACREHGRSIARQWALSPLPAKAAQPEAAVAPAAAIDVPVNAAPKSCASAATGDADQKMICSVCLWVYDPATGEDSQDVAPGTAWADVPEDFLCPECGMGKDVFDPYEG, from the coding sequence ATGAGCATTCACGTTAAGAACAATATTACCTGGGTAGGCCAACGCGACTGGGAAGTACGTGATTTTCATGGTACCGAATATAAAACGTTAAAAGGCAGCAGCTACAACAGCTATCTGATCCGTGAAGAGAAGAATGTCCTGATCGATACCGTTGACCATAAATTCAGCCGTGATTTTGTAACGAACCTGATGCAGGAGATCGATCTCGACAAGATCGATTACATCATCATTAACCATGCGGAAGAGGACCATGCCGGCGCGCTGACCGAGCTGATGTCGCGTATTCCCCATACGCCGATCTACTGCACCGAAAACGCTATCGATTCGATTAACGGTCACCACCACCACCCGGAGTGGAACTTTAACGTGGTGAAAACCGGCGATACGCTCGATATCGGCAACGGCAAAAAACTGATCTTCGTGGAAACGCCGATGCTGCACTGGCCGGACAGCATGATGACCTATATGACCGAAGATGCGGTGCTGTTCAGCAACGACGCCTTCGGCCAGCACTACTGCGACGAACATCTGTTTAATGACGAAGTGGATCAGACCGAGCTGTTTGAACAGTGTCAGCGCTACTACGCCAATATCCTGACGCCGTTCAGCCGTCTGGTGACGCCGAAAATCAATGAAATCCTCGGCTTCAACCTGCCGGTCAGCATGATCGCGACGTCGCACGGCGTGGTATGGCGCGACAACCCGACGCAGATCGTCGAGCTGTACCTGAAATGGGCGGCGGACTATCAGGAAGATCGCATCACCATTCTGTACGACACCATGTCCAACAACACCCGCATGATGGCCGACGCCATCGCGCAGGGCATTAACGAAGTCGACCCGCGCGTGGCGGTGAAAATCTACAACGTGGCGCGTAGCGACAAAAACGAAGTTCTGACTAACGTTTTCCGCTCCAAAGGCGTGCTGGTGGGCACCTCCACGATGAACAACGTGATGATGCCGAAAATCGCCGGCCTGGTAGAAGAGATGACCGGCCTGCGCTTCCGCAACAAACGCGCCAGTGCCTTCGGCTCGCACGGCTGGAGCGGCGGCGCGGTCGATCGCCTCTCCACCCGTCTGCAGGACGCAGGCTTCGAGATGTCGCTCAGCCTGAAAACCAAATGGCGTCCGGACGGCAACGCGCTGGAAGCGTGCCGCGAGCATGGCCGCAGCATCGCCCGCCAGTGGGCGCTGTCGCCGCTGCCGGCGAAAGCCGCGCAGCCGGAAGCGGCCGTTGCGCCTGCCGCCGCGATCGATGTGCCGGTTAACGCCGCGCCGAAAAGCTGCGCCAGCGCCGCGACGGGCGATGCCGATCAGAAGATGATCTGCAGCGTCTGCCTGTGGGTCTATGACCCGGCCACGGGCGAAGATTCTCAGGATGTCGCGCCGGGCACCGCCTGGGCAGACGTGCCGGAAGATTTTCTCTGCCCCGAATGCGGCATGGGCAAAGACGTTTTCGACCCGTATGAGGGCTAA
- the norR gene encoding nitric oxide reductase transcriptional regulator NorR, with translation MTISVEKLAALAVEIQNGLSRPDRFNRMIGSIHHLLQCDATALLRYEAQHFRPLATAGLAPDVMGRRFKIEAHPRLEAIARAGDVVRFPADSSLPDPYDGLIPDQQELHVHACVGLPLFSGQNLIGALTFDGMNASQFDAYSDEELRVVATLVGSALNNALLLEQLEQPGNALTLGGPRRSETEESEMIGDSAPMQQLKKEIAVVAPTDLNVLITGETGVGKELVAQALHRQSARAASPLIYLNCAALPETVAESELFGHVKGAFTGAVHDRTGKFEMADNGTLFLDEIGELPLTLQAKLLRVLQYGDLQRVGEDRHLKVDVRILAATNRDLRQAVADGSFRADLYHRLSVFPLQVPALRERGEDIILLAGYFCEKCRVKFGLQHIALSAAARAMLSSYGWPGNIRELEHAIYRATIVAQADARNGDILLMPHHFSLDNGTEVAEAPSFAEALPQQNLQDATRDFQRQYILRALQASNNNWAACARRLEMDAGNLHRLARRLELK, from the coding sequence ATGACGATATCCGTAGAGAAGCTGGCCGCGCTGGCAGTTGAGATTCAGAACGGCCTTTCACGTCCCGATCGCTTTAACCGGATGATCGGCAGTATTCATCATCTGTTGCAGTGCGACGCCACTGCGCTGCTGCGCTATGAGGCGCAGCATTTTCGTCCGCTGGCGACGGCGGGGCTGGCGCCGGATGTTATGGGACGCCGTTTTAAAATCGAGGCGCATCCGCGGCTGGAGGCGATTGCGCGCGCCGGTGACGTGGTGCGCTTTCCCGCCGACAGCAGCCTGCCCGACCCTTACGACGGGCTGATTCCCGACCAGCAGGAGCTGCACGTTCACGCCTGCGTCGGGCTGCCGCTGTTTTCCGGGCAGAATCTGATCGGCGCGCTGACGTTTGACGGCATGAACGCCAGCCAGTTCGACGCCTACAGCGATGAGGAACTGCGCGTGGTGGCGACGCTGGTCGGCAGCGCGCTGAACAACGCGCTGCTGCTGGAGCAGCTGGAGCAGCCGGGCAACGCCCTGACGCTGGGCGGCCCGCGCCGCAGCGAAACGGAAGAGAGCGAAATGATCGGCGATTCCGCGCCGATGCAGCAGCTGAAGAAAGAGATCGCGGTAGTGGCGCCGACCGATCTTAATGTGCTGATCACCGGTGAAACCGGCGTGGGCAAAGAGCTGGTGGCGCAGGCGCTGCATCGCCAGTCGGCGCGCGCCGCCAGCCCGCTGATTTACCTCAACTGCGCGGCGCTGCCGGAGACGGTGGCGGAGAGCGAGCTGTTCGGCCACGTAAAAGGGGCCTTTACCGGCGCGGTGCACGATCGCACAGGCAAATTCGAAATGGCCGATAACGGCACGCTGTTTCTCGACGAAATCGGCGAGCTGCCGCTGACGCTACAGGCGAAGCTGCTGCGCGTATTGCAGTATGGCGACCTGCAGCGGGTAGGGGAGGATCGGCATCTGAAAGTGGACGTGCGTATCCTGGCGGCCACCAACCGCGATCTGCGTCAGGCGGTGGCGGACGGCAGCTTTCGCGCCGATCTCTACCATCGCCTCAGCGTTTTTCCGCTACAGGTGCCGGCGCTGCGCGAACGCGGCGAAGATATTATTCTGCTGGCGGGCTATTTCTGCGAAAAATGCCGGGTGAAGTTTGGTTTGCAGCATATCGCGCTGAGCGCGGCGGCGCGCGCCATGCTCAGCAGCTACGGCTGGCCGGGGAATATCCGCGAGCTGGAGCATGCGATTTACCGTGCCACCATCGTGGCGCAGGCGGATGCGCGCAACGGCGATATTCTGCTGATGCCGCATCACTTTTCACTAGATAACGGCACGGAGGTCGCGGAGGCGCCGTCGTTCGCCGAGGCGCTGCCGCAGCAAAATTTGCAGGACGCCACGCGCGACTTTCAGCGCCAGTATATTTTGCGCGCTCTGCAGGCCAGCAACAATAACTGGGCTGCCTGCGCGCGCCGTCTGGAGATGGATGCGGGCAACCTGCATCGCCTGGCGCGTCGGCTGGAGTTGAAATAG
- a CDS encoding glycoside-pentoside-hexuronide (GPH):cation symporter yields the protein MRATLSVKEKISYGLGDMASHIGLENVIIFLTFYYTDVVGLPAVFVGTLFLLARVADAIVDPAMGLIADRTRTRWGRFRPWLLWLAVPFGVSCLLIYAVPESLSLSGKMIYASVTYCLMMLLYTAINIPYCSMGAIITSDDTQRISLQSYRFFLATLGGAMSTFLMMPLAQWIGGGNKLDGYFGAMAIMASLAALMFLLCFFNTRERVSTHGSHENFLADLRDLLRNDQWRVVALLVFCNIAFGVVRLGAMMYYVTYYLGDASLFMWLLAAHIVGKSVGSWMAKWMTRRRSKLQAFTLSAVMCGLLSISILFMPASLPLLVAMTFVVSSFYQVTTTLMWVMMSDVVDYGEYRQGKRMDGTIFSTLLAVLKMGMAVSGAIVGWTLGLSGYVAQAPQQNGSAMLAIIALFSLIPGVLSLLSALTMRWYRLNDDAMREINQHKTAAATQNVSGAGALKPQELS from the coding sequence ATGCGTGCAACCTTATCGGTTAAAGAAAAAATCAGTTATGGCCTCGGCGATATGGCGAGCCATATCGGGCTGGAAAACGTCATTATCTTTCTCACCTTCTACTATACCGACGTTGTCGGCCTGCCCGCCGTCTTCGTCGGCACGCTGTTTCTGCTGGCGCGCGTCGCCGATGCGATCGTCGATCCGGCGATGGGGCTGATTGCCGACCGCACCCGCACGCGCTGGGGGCGCTTTCGGCCCTGGCTGCTCTGGCTGGCGGTGCCGTTCGGCGTCAGCTGCCTGCTGATTTACGCCGTGCCGGAATCGCTGTCGCTAAGCGGCAAGATGATCTACGCCAGCGTCACCTACTGTTTGATGATGCTGCTCTATACCGCCATCAATATTCCTTACTGCTCGATGGGCGCCATTATCACCTCTGACGATACCCAGCGTATTTCGTTGCAGTCGTACCGCTTTTTCCTGGCGACCCTCGGTGGCGCGATGTCCACCTTTCTGATGATGCCGCTGGCGCAGTGGATCGGCGGCGGCAACAAGCTGGACGGCTACTTCGGCGCGATGGCGATTATGGCGAGCCTGGCGGCGCTGATGTTCCTGCTCTGCTTCTTCAACACCCGCGAGCGCGTCAGCACGCACGGCAGCCATGAGAATTTCCTCGCCGACCTGCGCGATCTGCTGCGTAACGATCAGTGGCGCGTGGTCGCGCTGCTGGTGTTCTGCAATATCGCCTTCGGCGTAGTACGGCTCGGCGCGATGATGTATTACGTCACCTACTATCTCGGCGACGCCAGCCTGTTTATGTGGCTGCTGGCGGCGCATATTGTCGGCAAAAGCGTCGGCAGTTGGATGGCGAAGTGGATGACGCGTCGCCGCAGCAAGTTGCAGGCATTTACCCTCAGCGCGGTAATGTGCGGCCTGCTCAGCATCAGCATTCTGTTTATGCCTGCGTCGCTGCCGCTGCTGGTGGCAATGACCTTTGTCGTCTCCAGCTTTTACCAGGTCACCACCACGCTGATGTGGGTGATGATGTCGGACGTGGTGGACTACGGTGAATATCGTCAGGGCAAGCGCATGGACGGCACCATATTCTCTACTCTGCTGGCGGTGCTGAAGATGGGCATGGCGGTCAGCGGCGCGATTGTCGGCTGGACGCTCGGCCTCAGCGGATATGTCGCTCAGGCGCCGCAGCAAAACGGCAGTGCGATGCTGGCGATTATCGCGCTCTTTTCCCTGATCCCTGGCGTGCTCTCTCTGTTGAGCGCGCTCACCATGCGCTGGTATCGGCTGAACGACGACGCCATGCGTGAAATTAATCAGCATAAAACGGCGGCGGCGACGCAGAACGTCAGCGGCGCGGGCGCCCTTAAGCCACAGGAGTTGTCATGA
- a CDS encoding glycoside hydrolase family 31 protein yields the protein MSELRAEQQRIIWRFDRQTLIVEPWGENSLRVRASCQPQIADTDWALLPPGPQAAEITQDGESLSLRNGNITATLNQRGQLAFRNQRGELLLEEFWRQRTTVGIGATEKSQDKYISALKLDGREFRPIPGGKYQLTVRFEARRDEKIYGMGQYQQEGLDLKGCTLELAQRNSQASVPFMLSSLGYGLLWHNPAIGEATFGKNVTRWQAQVTDQMDYWITAGDEPAQILRQYGRAVGTAPPMPSFATGFWQCKLRYRTQQEVLEVAREYRRRQLPLSVIVIDFFHWPNQGDWCFDPLDWPDPKAMVAELKAMGIETMVSVWPTVDSRSANYARMKSQGLLVNSDRGVSVNLDFLGNTTFFDATHPAAREFVWQEVKRNYYDSGIRTFWLDEAEPEYRAYDFDNYRYHLGPVLEVGNIYPQKFAQGFYEGLQQQGETEIVNLVRCAWAGSQRYGVLAWSGDVHSSFHALRNQFSAGLNMAMAGIPWWTTDIGGFQGGNVEDPAFHELLIRWFQWAVFCPVMRLHGYREPQIAPPEAWRNGIAQCNSGSPNEVWSYGEENYQLMKACLLLRERLRPYIDSLMRQAHEQGDPVMRPLFYHYPQQAESWQVEDQYLLGRDLLVAPVLHAGERTRRVWLPAEESWIARDGERYHGGQWLQMEAPLSEIPALVRVGADESLLAALQKKA from the coding sequence ATGAGTGAATTACGGGCGGAACAGCAGCGCATTATCTGGCGCTTCGATCGACAAACGCTGATTGTCGAACCCTGGGGAGAAAACAGCCTGCGCGTGCGCGCCAGTTGCCAGCCGCAGATAGCGGACACCGACTGGGCGCTGCTGCCGCCCGGTCCGCAGGCGGCGGAGATCACACAGGATGGCGAGTCCCTGAGCCTGCGCAACGGCAATATTACCGCCACGCTTAATCAGCGCGGTCAGCTCGCCTTCCGTAATCAGCGCGGCGAGCTGCTGCTGGAAGAGTTCTGGCGCCAGCGCACCACGGTCGGCATCGGCGCGACGGAGAAAAGCCAGGATAAATATATCAGCGCCCTCAAGCTGGATGGCCGCGAGTTTCGTCCGATCCCCGGTGGGAAGTATCAGCTGACCGTGCGCTTCGAGGCGCGGCGCGACGAAAAAATTTACGGCATGGGGCAGTATCAGCAGGAAGGGCTGGATCTCAAAGGCTGCACGCTGGAGCTGGCGCAGCGCAACTCGCAGGCCAGCGTGCCCTTTATGCTCTCCAGCCTGGGTTATGGCCTGCTGTGGCATAACCCGGCGATCGGCGAAGCCACCTTCGGGAAAAACGTCACCCGCTGGCAGGCGCAGGTCACTGACCAGATGGATTACTGGATCACCGCAGGCGATGAACCGGCGCAGATCCTGCGGCAGTATGGCCGCGCCGTCGGCACCGCGCCGCCGATGCCCAGCTTCGCCACCGGCTTCTGGCAGTGCAAGCTGCGCTATCGCACTCAGCAGGAGGTGCTGGAGGTGGCGCGCGAATACCGGCGACGTCAGCTGCCGCTCTCGGTGATCGTTATCGACTTTTTCCACTGGCCGAATCAGGGCGACTGGTGTTTCGACCCGCTCGACTGGCCCGATCCCAAAGCGATGGTGGCGGAGCTGAAGGCGATGGGCATCGAAACCATGGTGTCGGTCTGGCCGACGGTCGACAGCCGCAGTGCCAACTACGCGCGCATGAAATCGCAGGGGCTGCTGGTTAACAGCGATCGCGGCGTGTCGGTCAACCTCGATTTCCTGGGCAACACCACCTTTTTCGACGCCACTCATCCCGCCGCGCGCGAGTTTGTCTGGCAGGAGGTGAAGCGCAACTATTACGATTCTGGCATTCGCACTTTCTGGCTGGATGAGGCGGAGCCGGAGTATCGCGCCTACGATTTCGATAACTATCGCTACCATCTGGGGCCGGTGCTGGAGGTGGGCAATATCTACCCGCAGAAGTTTGCTCAGGGTTTTTATGAAGGGTTACAGCAGCAGGGGGAAACGGAGATCGTCAACCTGGTGCGCTGCGCCTGGGCAGGCAGCCAGCGCTACGGCGTGCTGGCGTGGTCGGGCGACGTGCACTCCTCGTTTCATGCGTTGCGCAACCAGTTCTCCGCCGGGTTGAATATGGCGATGGCGGGCATTCCCTGGTGGACCACCGATATCGGCGGCTTTCAGGGCGGCAACGTCGAAGATCCCGCCTTTCACGAATTGTTGATCCGCTGGTTTCAATGGGCGGTATTCTGTCCGGTAATGCGTCTGCACGGCTACCGCGAGCCGCAGATCGCGCCGCCGGAAGCCTGGCGCAACGGCATCGCGCAGTGCAACAGCGGCTCGCCAAACGAAGTCTGGAGCTACGGCGAAGAGAATTACCAGCTAATGAAGGCCTGTCTGCTGCTGCGCGAGCGCCTGCGTCCCTACATTGACAGCCTGATGCGACAGGCCCATGAACAGGGCGATCCGGTGATGCGTCCGCTGTTCTATCACTATCCGCAGCAGGCGGAAAGCTGGCAGGTCGAGGATCAGTATTTGCTGGGACGCGATCTGCTGGTAGCGCCGGTGCTGCATGCCGGAGAACGCACTCGCCGCGTCTGGCTGCCGGCGGAGGAAAGCTGGATCGCGCGCGATGGCGAACGTTATCACGGCGGTCAATGGCTGCAAATGGAGGCGCCGCTCAGCGAAATCCCGGCGCTGGTACGCGTCGGCGCGGATGAGTCGCTGCTGGCGGCGCTGCAAAAGAAAGCATAA
- a CDS encoding SIR2 family protein: protein MKPELKRAYDAGKLILFAGAGVSRNLGLPEWHELIAHLANELGYDPQIFNAYGTHLSLAEYYKQKKGSLGPLRSWMDREWHRPDIDVRSSEIHTMITQGRFSRIYTTNYDRWLEMAHDAHKVPYYKVANAADLVSLNESRRHIIKLHGDFDDDTSIVLDESSYFERLYLDSPLDIKLRHDVMGNSVLFVGYSISDFNIRLLFYRLTKMWGRTGLASARPTSYLFTNRNNPVAKEVLGQWGIEMIVSEEDDPRKALGDFLSELIA from the coding sequence ATGAAACCCGAACTGAAACGCGCCTATGACGCCGGGAAACTGATCCTGTTCGCCGGGGCGGGCGTTTCGCGCAATCTGGGCCTGCCGGAGTGGCATGAGCTGATTGCGCATCTGGCCAACGAGCTGGGCTACGATCCGCAAATCTTCAACGCCTACGGCACTCACCTGTCGCTGGCGGAGTACTACAAACAGAAAAAAGGCTCGCTGGGGCCGCTGCGCAGCTGGATGGATCGCGAATGGCACCGGCCCGATATCGACGTGCGCTCCTCAGAGATCCACACCATGATCACCCAGGGACGCTTCTCGCGCATTTATACCACCAACTATGACCGCTGGCTGGAGATGGCGCACGACGCGCACAAGGTGCCCTACTATAAGGTGGCCAACGCCGCCGATCTGGTGTCGCTCAACGAAAGCCGCCGCCATATCATCAAGCTGCACGGCGATTTCGATGACGACACCTCGATCGTGCTGGATGAAAGCAGCTACTTTGAGCGGCTCTATTTAGACTCGCCGCTGGATATTAAGCTGAGGCACGACGTGATGGGCAATTCAGTGCTGTTTGTCGGCTACAGCATCAGCGATTTCAATATTCGCCTGCTGTTTTACCGTCTGACCAAAATGTGGGGCCGCACCGGTCTCGCCTCCGCCCGCCCCACCTCGTATCTGTTCACTAACCGCAACAATCCGGTAGCGAAGGAAGTGCTGGGCCAGTGGGGCATCGAGATGATCGTTTCCGAGGAGGATGATCCGCGTAAGGCGCTGGGCGATTTCCTGTCAGAGCTGATCGCCTGA
- a CDS encoding non-canonical purine NTP pyrophosphatase — protein sequence MKIRFLSSNDLKLDEVRKILGPIGVEVMPVACRIEEIQTEDEVELVRDKLTKAFALIGRPLFVEHTGLYLDGLNGLPAGLTRIFWNRLNAERFTALVQALDSQQATAKTVLGYCDGRKMYQFSGEVRGKIVAPAGPREFIWDCIFMPEGHTQTFAEMGELKHEISMRRLALDRFAAFLKTTRSVP from the coding sequence ATGAAAATACGGTTTCTTTCCAGCAACGATTTAAAGCTGGACGAGGTGCGCAAAATTCTTGGGCCGATAGGCGTTGAGGTCATGCCCGTTGCGTGCCGCATTGAAGAGATACAGACAGAAGATGAAGTCGAGCTGGTGCGCGACAAGCTGACCAAAGCATTCGCTCTGATCGGGCGGCCGCTGTTTGTGGAACATACCGGCCTCTATCTCGACGGGCTGAACGGCCTGCCCGCCGGACTGACGCGCATTTTCTGGAACCGGCTTAACGCCGAACGCTTTACCGCGCTGGTGCAGGCGCTGGACAGCCAGCAGGCTACCGCCAAAACCGTGCTGGGCTACTGCGACGGCCGCAAAATGTATCAGTTTTCCGGCGAGGTGCGCGGCAAAATCGTTGCGCCAGCCGGCCCGCGTGAATTTATCTGGGACTGCATTTTTATGCCGGAAGGCCATACGCAAACCTTCGCCGAGATGGGCGAACTCAAGCACGAGATCTCTATGCGCCGTCTGGCGCTGGATCGTTTTGCCGCCTTCCTGAAAACCACAAGGAGCGTGCCATGA